A single window of Clostridia bacterium DNA harbors:
- the xylB gene encoding xylulokinase, whose protein sequence is MSYLIGIDIGTSGTKTALFDVSGKLIASSTFDYQLFQPQNGWAEQNPEDWWDATVLGLRDVISKSKIDPKDIIGIGLSGQMHGLVMLDSSKNLLRNSIIWCDGRSNVQAKNIEDICGNRLIDISANPAMPAFTAAKLLWVRDNEPDIYKQCAHILLPKDYIRFKLTGVLATEVSDASGMQLLDVPKRKWSQELCELLEIDYKILPQVFESSYISGYVNEKAAEITGLKKGTPVAGGAGDQAASAVGCGIIEEGIVSDTLGSSGVVFAHTDNPLIDKLGRVHTFCHAVEGKWHVMGVTQGAGLSLKWFKDNFCQSEIQQAKENQADVYDILMQQVEKIKIGADNLLFLPYLMGERTPHLDTLARGVFFGISNIHTKAHFARAVIEGITYSQRDCLEILLGLGIKPKRVIAGGGGAKSEYWRKILADNFRQEVCTVHQDAGGCLGVAILAGVGVGTYKSVQQACHDIIKPKTKVLPDYNNSSIYDKYYEIYKNLYGKLKDSFKKLSEVK, encoded by the coding sequence TAATAGGAATAGATATAGGTACAAGCGGTACAAAAACCGCTTTGTTTGATGTTTCCGGTAAGCTTATTGCATCTTCGACCTTTGATTATCAGCTATTTCAGCCTCAAAACGGCTGGGCTGAGCAAAACCCGGAAGACTGGTGGGATGCAACAGTTTTGGGACTAAGAGATGTTATTTCTAAGAGCAAGATAGATCCAAAAGATATTATCGGAATTGGATTGTCCGGACAAATGCACGGACTTGTAATGCTGGACAGTTCAAAAAATCTTTTGAGAAATTCTATTATCTGGTGCGACGGCAGAAGCAATGTTCAGGCAAAAAATATTGAAGATATTTGCGGCAACAGACTTATAGATATATCCGCCAATCCCGCAATGCCTGCATTTACTGCAGCCAAATTATTGTGGGTCAGAGATAATGAGCCTGATATATATAAACAATGCGCTCATATCTTGCTGCCTAAAGATTATATAAGATTCAAGCTGACAGGCGTTTTGGCTACTGAGGTAAGCGATGCCAGCGGAATGCAATTGCTTGATGTACCCAAAAGAAAATGGTCGCAAGAATTGTGCGAACTTTTGGAAATCGACTATAAAATTTTGCCTCAAGTTTTTGAAAGCTCATATATTAGCGGCTATGTCAATGAAAAGGCAGCAGAGATTACAGGACTAAAAAAAGGTACGCCTGTTGCGGGCGGAGCAGGAGATCAGGCTGCAAGCGCGGTGGGCTGCGGCATTATAGAAGAAGGTATTGTTTCAGATACTTTGGGTTCTAGCGGCGTGGTTTTTGCTCATACTGACAATCCTTTGATTGACAAGCTGGGCAGAGTTCATACTTTTTGTCATGCGGTTGAGGGAAAATGGCATGTCATGGGCGTAACGCAAGGCGCAGGACTTAGTCTTAAGTGGTTTAAAGATAATTTCTGCCAGTCTGAAATACAGCAAGCCAAAGAAAATCAAGCTGATGTGTACGACATTTTAATGCAGCAGGTTGAAAAAATAAAAATTGGTGCGGATAATTTATTATTCTTGCCCTATCTTATGGGTGAGCGCACGCCTCATCTTGATACTTTGGCACGCGGAGTGTTTTTTGGAATAAGCAACATACATACAAAAGCTCATTTTGCTAGAGCAGTTATAGAAGGGATAACATACAGCCAAAGAGATTGCTTGGAAATCCTGCTTGGCCTTGGCATCAAGCCTAAGCGTGTGATAGCAGGCGGCGGAGGAGCCAAGAGCGAGTATTGGAGAAAGATTTTGGCAGATAACTTCAGGCAAGAAGTCTGCACCGTTCATCAGGACGCAGGCGGGTGTCTGGGTGTTGCGATTTTGGCAGGAGTAGGGGTAGGCACATACAAGAGCGTTCAGCAAGCCTGCCATGACATAATCAAACCTAAGACCAAGGTTTTGCCTGATTATAATAACTCAAGTATTTATGACAAATATTATGAAATTTATAAAAACTTATATGGCAAGTTAAAAGATTCGTTCAAAAAATTAAGTGAGGTGAAATAA